In Syntrophorhabdaceae bacterium, a single window of DNA contains:
- a CDS encoding Zn-ribbon domain-containing OB-fold protein, translated as MGFDKFGRKSFTSFTKTGKFVDLLAEGKVEGTVCKQCGAKYFPPRADCAKCLSKEMDWFGLPPKGTLETFTTAMYAPFGFEADAPYTMAVVDFGGGLKAFARLSKDFADPKIGMDVAVRPLKYDDGQISFEIAKA; from the coding sequence ATGGGATTCGATAAATTTGGAAGAAAAAGCTTCACCAGTTTCACCAAAACAGGAAAATTCGTCGACCTCCTTGCAGAAGGCAAGGTAGAAGGCACAGTCTGCAAGCAGTGCGGAGCGAAATATTTCCCTCCCAGGGCCGACTGCGCAAAATGCCTCTCGAAAGAGATGGATTGGTTTGGACTGCCCCCGAAGGGCACCCTCGAGACCTTCACCACGGCAATGTATGCTCCCTTCGGCTTTGAAGCCGATGCGCCTTACACGATGGCAGTCGTCGATTTCGGCGGCGGCCTCAAGGCCTTCGCCCGTCTCTCAAAGGACTTCGCCGACCCGAAAATAGGCATGGACGTTGCGGTCAGGCCCCTCAAGTATGATGACGGCCAGATAAGCTTCGAGATAGCAAAAGCATAA
- a CDS encoding acyl-CoA dehydratase activase, with product MDYFAGVDIGSTMTKVVIVGDGIEASLIGPTGPEHRKLANRVMEEALDQARLSFEDLTYIVATGYGRINVPFADRQITEITCHAKGLHSLLPSVRTVVDIGGQDSKGIKIQNGKVMNFVMNDKCAAGTGRFLEIIADSLGVPLEKIGELSLTAEKIASVSSTCTVFAEQEIISRLASGEPIANLMAGIHDAVATRVYSLVKKLNVEPEIAVTGGGAKNIGLVKALETKFGRPLLVPPEPLITGALGAALMGRDIFVKYAAEGLRPTRCGHKLDEATFFK from the coding sequence ATGGATTATTTTGCCGGTGTTGATATCGGCTCCACCATGACCAAGGTGGTGATCGTGGGTGACGGGATCGAGGCGTCGCTTATAGGGCCCACGGGCCCCGAACACCGAAAGCTGGCAAACAGAGTGATGGAGGAGGCGCTCGATCAAGCGCGCCTCTCCTTCGAAGACCTGACATACATAGTTGCGACTGGATACGGCAGGATCAACGTTCCCTTTGCAGACCGACAGATCACTGAGATCACCTGCCACGCAAAAGGCTTGCACAGCCTCCTCCCCTCTGTAAGAACGGTTGTCGACATCGGCGGCCAGGACAGTAAAGGCATCAAGATCCAAAACGGCAAGGTGATGAACTTTGTCATGAACGACAAATGCGCCGCCGGTACGGGGCGTTTTCTCGAGATCATCGCCGATTCCCTCGGCGTACCCCTGGAAAAGATAGGTGAACTTTCCCTGACGGCGGAGAAGATCGCATCCGTCAGCAGCACGTGCACCGTATTCGCGGAACAGGAGATAATCTCCCGGCTGGCTAGCGGAGAACCCATCGCGAACCTGATGGCCGGCATTCACGATGCGGTGGCCACGAGGGTCTATTCACTCGTTAAGAAGCTCAACGTTGAGCCGGAGATTGCGGTAACCGGCGGAGGGGCCAAGAACATCGGTCTCGTGAAGGCGCTGGAAACAAAGTTCGGGAGACCGCTTCTGGTGCCTCCGGAGCCCCTCATAACGGGTGCATTGGGCGCTGCCTTGATGGGCAGGGATATCTTCGTAAAATACGCCGCCGAGGGGCTAAGGCCGACCCGTTGTGGTCACAAGCTTGATGAGGCGACATTCTTTAAATGA
- a CDS encoding HD domain-containing protein → MTKSFILELFSAAAMQRWNDKIRPVELKELDKQAHKMTIAYFLGKFEESKAGFNWLEVIEGGLFEFLERLVITDLKPQIFNRIKEDRKRYEELTKWVYKKLEPVISPLGSGFLERFRHYFSSTDNTINKRIINAAHFYATRWEFGIIERANPTGYEIPEIRGFLQQRQERYYDLTGIQQLALYEKYRNFLDLCGQLRFQYRWSHLNMIPRTSVLGHMLIVAILSYLFSLEIGACPKRCFNNYFTGLFHDLPEVLTRDIISPVKRSIEGLDSLIKAYEKEQMDKEVFNLIPSGWHGEMKTFTEDEFSSIALVNGTIVKTDTETISRQYNEDHFNPRDGAMVKAVDDLTAYVETFCSMENGVKSPELSEARLSISEKYRNVMIGGIHFPTLFGQF, encoded by the coding sequence TTGACCAAGTCGTTCATATTGGAGCTGTTCAGCGCGGCGGCCATGCAGCGCTGGAATGACAAGATACGGCCCGTGGAGCTCAAGGAGCTTGACAAACAGGCTCACAAGATGACAATTGCCTATTTTCTTGGCAAGTTCGAAGAGTCAAAGGCGGGGTTCAACTGGCTCGAGGTTATTGAGGGTGGGCTCTTCGAATTTTTGGAAAGACTTGTCATAACGGACCTGAAACCTCAGATATTCAACAGGATTAAGGAAGACAGGAAACGGTACGAGGAACTGACGAAATGGGTGTACAAGAAGTTGGAACCTGTTATTTCCCCCCTGGGCAGCGGCTTTCTCGAGCGTTTCAGGCACTATTTCTCCAGCACAGACAATACGATCAACAAACGGATCATCAATGCCGCTCATTTTTACGCCACCCGTTGGGAGTTCGGCATTATCGAACGTGCCAACCCAACCGGCTACGAGATACCGGAGATCAGGGGTTTCCTGCAGCAAAGGCAGGAGCGTTATTACGACCTGACGGGCATCCAGCAGCTTGCCCTGTACGAGAAATATCGGAACTTCCTCGACCTCTGCGGCCAGCTGCGTTTCCAGTACCGCTGGAGCCATCTCAACATGATACCCCGCACCTCGGTGCTCGGCCACATGCTCATCGTCGCCATTCTTTCCTATCTCTTCTCCCTTGAGATCGGCGCCTGCCCGAAGCGCTGCTTCAACAATTATTTTACAGGCCTTTTTCACGACCTGCCGGAGGTGCTTACCCGGGACATAATATCCCCCGTCAAACGCTCCATCGAGGGCCTCGACTCCCTCATCAAGGCCTACGAGAAAGAACAAATGGATAAGGAAGTCTTCAACCTCATTCCTTCCGGATGGCACGGGGAGATGAAAACCTTCACCGAAGACGAGTTCAGCAGTATTGCCCTCGTCAACGGCACCATCGTCAAGACCGATACGGAAACCATATCCCGCCAGTACAACGAAGATCATTTCAATCCCCGGGACGGGGCCATGGTAAAGGCCGTCGACGACCTCACCGCTTATGTCGAAACCTTCTGCTCCATGGAAAACGGCGTCAAGTCCCCGGAACTCTCGGAGGCCCGTCTGTCAATCAGTGAGAAATACAGGAATGTCATGATAGGCGGCATACACTTTCCCACCCTTTTCGGACAATTCTAG
- a CDS encoding error-prone DNA polymerase has protein sequence MYTELHTHSNFSFLDGASPTHSLVKRAAFLGMEALAITDHDGLYNACIFSKAAKEAGIKPIIGAELTLEGEHHLTVLIENAKGYANLSQLITRAHLAGSKGNPVLSEGELPGCTEGLICLSGCTKGKVSRLLMEGEKRAAYEAAQGYAALFGQKNFYIEIEGHLLPEDKRLCLQLADLAHALGLKAIVSNNVHYATRAEHILHDVLTCIRHRVPLDRSAPFRRLNSEFYLKDHREMMRLPWLPREAIMRTRDVADRCVFDLDFSSFSYPRFPLPEGETATGFLRGLALEKARARYGALTEETLARIDDEIVLIEEKGLSGYFLVVWDIVEHAKTMGISAQGRGSAASSVVAYVLGITPVDPMRHKLFVGRFLNELSIPDIDVDIATNRREEVIQYVYDTYGRDHAAMVCTYVTFQGRNAIREVGKVLGLPAHVLDRMAKTVSAYGGRGAIDSLKEVSEFSPYLDSGAWEHFGDICTKIADFPRHLSIHVGGMILTPRPISEIVPQEHARAEGRIVCQWDKDSVNDAGLIKFDLLGLRMLSLIDDARELVREHRGIALDFDSLPPDDPEVYKLISEADTVGVFQVESRAQMQTLPKVRPRSLEDLTMEVAIVRPGPLQGNMVHPFIRRRQGKEPVTHLHPKLAPILDETLGVILFQEQILQVAMAIAGFTAGEANKLRKAMGRKNAREELMKWHERFVEGARKQGIASVLATKIFDHISGFADFGFCKSHAASFAILCYRSAYLKRYYPAEFYCALLNNQPMGFYTPEVITGDAKRHNVPVLPVDINRSMWNCSIEEGSLRTGFRYVKGIGEEKGNRILKARQGGPFTSLQDFADRAGIDNQPTQTLVAVGAFSALKTSRRQLLWEAGTLRTTGLAGFAGSEGQESLPIPEMNAAEETITDYAFQGFSASRHIMELYRKALDRLGVLTSSGLIDCRPGAAVLTAGYMVCLQMPPTARGRFSFMTLEDEEGLINVVIRPEAYKAHRTIIRLEPFLLVEGVVEKRDGLINVRANRFVSLGEILSKGA, from the coding sequence ATGTATACCGAACTGCATACCCACTCGAACTTTTCCTTTCTCGACGGAGCCTCTCCAACCCACAGTCTTGTCAAACGGGCAGCGTTCCTTGGTATGGAGGCCCTTGCCATAACGGACCACGACGGGCTCTATAACGCCTGCATCTTCTCGAAGGCGGCAAAGGAAGCGGGGATAAAACCCATCATCGGAGCGGAACTAACCCTGGAAGGAGAGCACCACCTGACGGTTCTCATAGAAAATGCCAAAGGCTACGCAAATCTCTCACAGCTTATCACCCGGGCACATCTCGCCGGATCCAAGGGAAACCCCGTTCTTTCCGAAGGGGAACTGCCCGGCTGCACGGAAGGCCTTATATGCCTGTCGGGATGCACAAAGGGAAAAGTTTCCCGCCTTCTCATGGAGGGCGAAAAACGTGCGGCCTATGAAGCAGCGCAGGGATATGCAGCCCTTTTCGGACAGAAGAATTTTTACATCGAGATCGAGGGTCATCTGCTGCCGGAAGACAAGCGCCTGTGCCTGCAGCTTGCCGATCTGGCACACGCCCTCGGCCTTAAGGCCATTGTATCGAACAACGTCCACTATGCAACAAGGGCCGAGCATATCCTTCACGACGTCCTCACCTGCATAAGACACCGCGTACCCCTCGACAGATCGGCCCCCTTCCGGAGATTGAATTCAGAATTCTATCTCAAGGACCACAGGGAGATGATGCGGCTCCCCTGGCTCCCCCGGGAGGCAATAATGAGGACAAGGGACGTGGCAGATCGCTGTGTCTTCGATCTCGACTTCTCTTCCTTTTCCTATCCCCGGTTCCCCCTGCCGGAGGGAGAAACGGCCACGGGGTTCTTAAGGGGTCTTGCCCTGGAAAAGGCCCGTGCGCGGTACGGCGCCCTCACGGAAGAGACCCTCGCGAGGATCGACGACGAGATCGTGCTTATCGAGGAAAAGGGGCTTTCGGGATATTTCCTCGTTGTCTGGGATATCGTCGAACATGCAAAGACGATGGGCATATCGGCGCAGGGAAGGGGTTCGGCGGCAAGTTCCGTTGTCGCTTATGTCCTCGGGATCACTCCCGTCGACCCCATGAGGCATAAACTCTTTGTGGGGCGCTTTCTTAACGAGCTCAGCATCCCCGATATCGACGTCGATATCGCGACGAACAGAAGGGAGGAGGTTATCCAGTACGTTTATGATACATACGGGCGTGATCATGCCGCCATGGTCTGCACCTACGTGACCTTCCAGGGACGCAACGCGATACGCGAGGTAGGAAAGGTCCTGGGACTTCCCGCGCACGTGCTCGACAGGATGGCAAAAACGGTTTCAGCCTATGGGGGCCGAGGCGCCATCGACTCCCTGAAGGAGGTTTCCGAGTTCTCGCCCTATCTCGATTCCGGGGCCTGGGAGCACTTCGGCGACATCTGTACGAAGATAGCCGATTTCCCGAGACACCTTTCCATACACGTGGGAGGCATGATCCTCACTCCGCGGCCCATATCCGAGATCGTACCACAGGAACACGCCCGCGCGGAAGGAAGGATCGTCTGTCAATGGGACAAGGATTCCGTCAATGACGCGGGTCTCATCAAGTTCGACCTTCTCGGCCTGAGGATGCTTTCCCTTATCGATGACGCAAGGGAGCTTGTTCGTGAACACAGGGGGATTGCCCTCGACTTCGACAGCCTCCCTCCCGACGACCCCGAGGTTTATAAGCTCATCAGCGAAGCCGATACCGTCGGCGTCTTCCAGGTGGAAAGCCGGGCTCAGATGCAAACCCTTCCCAAGGTAAGACCCCGGTCTTTAGAAGACCTCACCATGGAGGTGGCCATCGTGAGACCCGGCCCCCTGCAGGGCAATATGGTTCACCCCTTCATCCGTCGCAGGCAGGGCAAGGAACCCGTCACCCATCTTCACCCCAAACTGGCCCCCATCCTTGATGAAACGCTTGGAGTGATCCTCTTCCAGGAACAGATACTCCAGGTGGCGATGGCCATAGCCGGGTTTACCGCGGGCGAGGCCAACAAATTGCGGAAGGCAATGGGGCGCAAGAACGCCCGCGAGGAACTCATGAAATGGCATGAACGTTTCGTTGAAGGGGCAAGGAAACAAGGGATAGCAAGCGTACTTGCGACGAAGATCTTCGACCACATAAGCGGTTTTGCCGATTTCGGCTTCTGCAAGAGTCATGCTGCCAGCTTTGCCATCCTCTGCTATCGTTCGGCATACCTGAAACGGTACTATCCGGCGGAATTTTACTGTGCCCTTCTCAACAATCAGCCCATGGGATTTTACACCCCCGAGGTGATAACGGGGGACGCAAAACGGCACAATGTTCCCGTCCTTCCCGTGGACATCAACAGGAGCATGTGGAACTGCTCCATCGAAGAAGGGTCTTTAAGGACCGGCTTCAGGTACGTGAAGGGCATAGGAGAAGAAAAGGGCAACCGTATCCTCAAGGCTCGGCAGGGGGGTCCCTTCACATCACTGCAGGACTTTGCCGACAGGGCCGGGATCGACAATCAACCAACGCAAACTCTTGTCGCCGTGGGGGCGTTCAGCGCTCTAAAGACATCGCGAAGACAGCTCCTCTGGGAGGCCGGAACGCTGCGCACGACGGGACTTGCGGGATTCGCTGGAAGCGAGGGACAGGAGAGCCTCCCCATACCCGAAATGAATGCGGCGGAAGAAACGATAACCGATTATGCCTTCCAGGGGTTTTCCGCTTCACGCCACATAATGGAACTCTACCGAAAAGCCCTCGACAGGCTGGGAGTGCTCACAAGCAGCGGCCTCATCGATTGCCGGCCCGGTGCCGCCGTGCTCACCGCCGGCTACATGGTGTGTCTCCAGATGCCTCCCACCGCGAGGGGACGGTTTTCCTTCATGACCCTCGAGGACGAAGAAGGCCTGATCAACGTCGTGATAAGGCCGGAGGCCTACAAAGCCCACCGGACCATCATACGCCTTGAACCTTTCCTGCTCGTGGAGGGGGTCGTTGAAAAGAGGGACGGGCTTATCAATGTCCGGGCAAACAGATTTGTGAGTTTAGGGGAAATCCTGTCAAAAGGGGCTTAA
- a CDS encoding acyl-CoA dehydratase activase, which yields MAHVLGIDVGSGYSKAVILEGNEIRSYAVMPSGGDYREAGRAVARVALEKANLSQGDIARTVAAGYGGNVVDFADETSTDISCHAIGIHYLFPSVRTVMDVGAQYSRAIRLHDEGKLANFIMNEKCAGGSGKFLQVAARILGMNVSDIGELSLKARKAVEFTTGCAVFAESEAVSRISEGATPADILAGIHKAMASKIVTLVIRVGLTPDCAVTGGGAMDIGLVKAIAAELGTDALVPEVPQITAALGAALLAREQL from the coding sequence GTGGCGCACGTACTCGGTATAGATGTGGGTTCCGGTTATTCAAAGGCGGTTATCCTTGAAGGGAACGAGATTCGCTCTTATGCCGTCATGCCGTCGGGGGGCGATTACCGTGAGGCAGGAAGGGCCGTCGCCCGGGTTGCCCTTGAGAAGGCAAACCTCAGCCAAGGCGATATAGCCCGGACGGTTGCCGCCGGGTACGGCGGCAACGTGGTCGACTTTGCCGACGAGACTTCCACGGACATCTCCTGTCATGCCATCGGTATTCATTATCTTTTCCCTTCAGTAAGGACGGTCATGGATGTGGGGGCGCAGTACTCCCGCGCCATCCGTCTCCACGATGAGGGAAAACTTGCCAACTTCATAATGAATGAGAAGTGTGCCGGCGGGAGTGGAAAATTCCTTCAGGTGGCGGCGCGTATCCTCGGCATGAACGTGAGCGACATCGGGGAGCTTTCCCTGAAGGCCCGGAAGGCCGTCGAATTCACCACGGGTTGCGCTGTTTTTGCCGAGTCCGAGGCGGTCTCACGCATATCGGAAGGTGCGACGCCAGCGGATATCCTGGCGGGGATCCACAAGGCCATGGCATCGAAGATAGTCACTCTCGTCATACGCGTGGGCCTTACTCCCGATTGTGCCGTAACGGGCGGGGGCGCCATGGATATCGGACTCGTGAAGGCCATAGCGGCGGAGCTGGGAACAGATGCCCTTGTTCCTGAAGTGCCCCAGATAACCGCCGCCCTCGGCGCCGCGCTCCTGGCCAGAGAACAACTCTAA
- the lexA gene encoding transcriptional repressor LexA has product MSRRTDTREKILGFIRTFRRENGYSPSVREVARHCGIKSPSVVQYHLDQLQQAGLITRDKDRSRSVGVVGEEGEVPQVPLLGVIAAGQPIGVPSVDKWSSEAQRMIDVPREVFKGGKDLFALQVRGNSMVDAMIADSDIVVMEQAADIKNGDVAACWLENEQEVTLKKVYFEKDKIRLQPCNPYMLPMYHDGANVRIQGRVVAVLRLKLETVF; this is encoded by the coding sequence ATGTCTCGGAGGACGGATACAAGGGAGAAGATACTCGGCTTTATCAGGACCTTCCGGCGGGAAAACGGCTATTCCCCGTCGGTGCGGGAGGTTGCCCGTCATTGCGGGATAAAGAGTCCCTCCGTGGTGCAGTATCACCTCGATCAGCTGCAGCAGGCGGGCCTGATAACAAGAGACAAGGACAGGTCCAGAAGCGTCGGTGTTGTCGGTGAAGAGGGGGAGGTTCCACAGGTACCCCTTCTCGGTGTCATAGCCGCCGGTCAGCCCATAGGGGTACCGTCGGTGGACAAATGGAGCTCCGAGGCGCAAAGGATGATAGACGTGCCCCGGGAGGTCTTCAAGGGCGGGAAGGACCTTTTCGCCCTTCAGGTCAGGGGAAACTCCATGGTGGATGCCATGATCGCCGATTCGGACATTGTGGTGATGGAACAGGCGGCCGACATAAAGAACGGCGATGTGGCGGCATGCTGGCTTGAGAACGAGCAGGAGGTTACCCTCAAGAAGGTCTATTTCGAAAAAGACAAGATAAGGCTCCAACCCTGCAATCCCTACATGCTCCCCATGTACCACGACGGGGCCAACGTCCGCATCCAGGGAAGGGTGGTCGCCGTACTGCGCCTGAAACTTGAAACGGTCTTCTAG
- a CDS encoding beta-ketoacyl synthase N-terminal-like domain-containing protein — protein sequence MAKDVAVIGVGQSSFVRGYEGSIRELAFEAFREAMQDANLTTKDVDASVFCSAPEYDKQRSPAGVLAEYLGLVPQPTFYVETVCSSSTVGVKIGYSMIKAGLHDIVVVCGFQKMSEITSAESQERMGRGGDIQWEAPFGTMMPAYYALYAQAYLAKNGLTLDDLRDVRVKAATYGQINERAVYRKGVKPEDFDPKNPDAKMAGPVASPLRVGDCCANADGSSCIILASAEKAKIFSKKPVWILGIGAASEVVNMAARPDFSKGIQVAKAAANVAYKMAGVGPKDINVAEVHDCFTIAEIMAYEGLGFAPEGDGKQLIREKATYKEGRIPVNVDGGLLSKGHPIGATGGSQIRTIVLQLRDEAGPMQVKDPQIGLNHNIGGVGLYGNVTIFGRD from the coding sequence ATGGCAAAAGATGTTGCAGTTATTGGCGTTGGCCAGAGTTCATTCGTCAGGGGCTATGAAGGCTCCATAAGGGAACTGGCCTTCGAAGCCTTCAGAGAAGCAATGCAGGACGCAAACCTCACTACCAAGGACGTGGATGCATCAGTATTCTGCTCTGCCCCCGAATATGACAAGCAGAGATCTCCCGCGGGCGTGCTCGCAGAGTATCTCGGACTTGTCCCTCAGCCGACATTCTACGTAGAGACAGTATGCTCGTCAAGCACAGTTGGCGTCAAGATCGGTTACAGTATGATCAAAGCCGGTCTCCACGACATCGTCGTCGTCTGCGGTTTCCAGAAGATGTCCGAGATCACCTCTGCCGAGTCCCAGGAAAGAATGGGTCGCGGCGGCGACATCCAGTGGGAAGCCCCCTTCGGCACCATGATGCCCGCCTATTACGCGCTCTATGCCCAGGCCTACCTGGCGAAGAACGGCCTTACCCTTGACGACCTCAGGGATGTAAGGGTAAAGGCAGCCACCTACGGCCAGATCAATGAAAGGGCCGTATACCGCAAAGGCGTAAAGCCTGAGGATTTCGATCCTAAAAACCCCGATGCAAAGATGGCAGGCCCCGTTGCCTCACCGCTTCGCGTCGGCGACTGCTGTGCCAACGCGGACGGCAGCTCATGCATCATCCTTGCCAGCGCAGAAAAGGCAAAGATATTCTCAAAGAAACCCGTCTGGATCCTTGGCATAGGCGCGGCGTCAGAGGTGGTCAACATGGCGGCCAGGCCCGATTTCTCCAAGGGCATCCAGGTTGCAAAGGCAGCAGCCAACGTTGCCTACAAGATGGCAGGCGTAGGCCCGAAAGACATAAACGTCGCAGAAGTCCATGACTGCTTCACCATCGCAGAGATCATGGCATACGAAGGCCTCGGATTCGCACCCGAAGGCGACGGCAAACAGCTCATCCGGGAAAAGGCAACGTACAAAGAAGGCAGGATCCCCGTGAACGTAGACGGTGGTCTCCTCTCAAAAGGCCACCCGATCGGAGCCACAGGCGGGTCGCAGATAAGAACGATCGTCCTTCAGCTCCGGGACGAAGCCGGCCCGATGCAGGTCAAAGATCCTCAGATCGGCCTCAACCACAATATCGGCGGGGTAGGCCTCTACGGAAACGTCACAATTTTTGGGAGGGACTAA
- a CDS encoding 2-hydroxyacyl-CoA dehydratase family protein: MTDIRDGNGLAAAEKLYTQYGSRARELKASGKKVIGYLSALGPIEIMTAAGVVPVRLKGNVSEAISKGDAYMETIVCPFVRNVFDAAVKGKYDFLDGMVLPHQCDSIDRTNETWAYALKLPYWHFLNVPHVTDDPSIAFMKEILRIFIKTLEQFTGTKITDEAIAKAVTAHNHNRKLMRELYDLRKSNPPLISGSEMMKVLVAAMSLPVEESSALIEAVTKEVKERKPAAANPKAKRIMIIGDQIDDVAVIDAIESTGAYLVMDDLSLGAKMYWQDVDATADPVQGIAERYLRKLKIPTTFVGSADTYEGILEERFGHMKKYVNEFKVDGAILFIYKYCDPYGFEVPAIKSYIEAAGAAVLYLEDEYSTSSLARVKTRIEAFLEMIA, from the coding sequence ATGACAGATATACGAGACGGTAATGGTTTAGCAGCCGCCGAAAAACTCTATACCCAGTACGGGTCCAGAGCGAGAGAATTGAAAGCCTCAGGGAAGAAGGTGATCGGATATTTGTCCGCCCTTGGCCCAATTGAGATAATGACGGCGGCAGGTGTTGTGCCGGTCAGGCTCAAAGGGAATGTCTCCGAAGCGATCTCCAAGGGTGACGCGTACATGGAAACGATCGTGTGCCCTTTTGTACGGAACGTTTTTGATGCCGCAGTCAAGGGCAAGTATGATTTCCTTGATGGAATGGTCCTCCCGCATCAGTGTGATTCCATCGACCGCACGAACGAGACCTGGGCCTACGCCTTGAAGCTCCCCTACTGGCATTTTCTCAATGTTCCTCACGTGACAGATGACCCGTCGATCGCCTTCATGAAAGAGATCCTGCGGATATTCATCAAGACTCTGGAACAATTCACCGGCACGAAGATCACCGACGAGGCCATCGCCAAAGCGGTAACGGCCCACAATCATAACAGAAAGCTCATGAGAGAGCTTTACGATCTCAGGAAATCAAATCCTCCCCTCATTTCCGGCTCCGAGATGATGAAGGTCCTCGTGGCGGCCATGAGCCTTCCCGTGGAAGAGTCGAGCGCCCTCATCGAGGCCGTGACAAAAGAGGTGAAAGAGCGCAAGCCAGCGGCAGCCAACCCAAAGGCCAAACGCATTATGATCATAGGCGACCAGATCGACGATGTCGCAGTTATCGATGCCATTGAGTCAACAGGGGCCTACCTGGTGATGGACGACCTGTCCCTCGGCGCCAAGATGTACTGGCAGGATGTCGACGCCACCGCCGATCCGGTCCAGGGTATTGCGGAGCGTTACCTGAGAAAACTGAAGATCCCGACGACATTCGTTGGTTCGGCGGATACTTATGAGGGCATTCTTGAGGAACGTTTCGGTCACATGAAAAAATACGTAAACGAATTCAAGGTGGACGGAGCCATTCTCTTCATCTACAAGTATTGCGACCCCTACGGATTTGAGGTACCGGCTATCAAGAGCTACATCGAAGCGGCAGGAGCGGCTGTGCTCTACCTGGAGGATGAGTATTCCACATCATCCCTGGCAAGGGTGAAGACCAGGATCGAGGCGTTCCTCGAAATGATCGCATAA
- a CDS encoding 2-hydroxyacyl-CoA dehydratase family protein produces the protein MAEEKKGRAVATSTAAKIPKFVRGNLSATLKAKEEGKKVAAAFIADGQDEIMRAMDIVPAWGESFSGVCAAKRDAEKYLQKAESDNFSRSLCTYATCNIGFDMMREELGGATPEGAPWGGMGRPDMMLGNGQLLCDPRFKWPQATQHYQQDVPVFVTNMYYPPWDPNVDHHEQEAIYVKYAAEELRETVKFCEKITGKKMDWDRLAATVELSDKTWDLFIDTYELRKHIPTPMDTGDAMNTMVPLTFNLGTQEAYDFYVDLNAELRQKIADGVGVASPEKYRIIWAAGLPSWFALGDFQYFNGKGVVFPVEVTYRGCEKIERLDLPKTNDPLEHIAWRWVRYWTHWYDAARKRSGSTPKVERIIEYIEDYKCDGAVFHSAFSCRSWHAGIMQQAATLKKVYKDIPILIMEGDIVDISSYNEADTHNRIDAFIEALAAHKKRQG, from the coding sequence ATGGCTGAAGAAAAAAAAGGAAGAGCAGTTGCAACATCAACGGCGGCAAAGATACCGAAATTCGTGCGGGGCAACCTGTCTGCAACACTAAAAGCGAAGGAAGAAGGGAAGAAAGTGGCCGCGGCCTTCATCGCCGACGGTCAGGATGAGATCATGCGTGCCATGGACATCGTCCCCGCATGGGGTGAAAGCTTCTCCGGCGTCTGTGCGGCAAAACGCGATGCGGAAAAGTATCTCCAGAAAGCAGAGTCGGACAACTTCTCCCGGTCCCTGTGTACCTACGCAACCTGCAACATCGGCTTTGACATGATGCGCGAAGAACTGGGCGGAGCGACGCCGGAAGGCGCACCGTGGGGCGGCATGGGCCGGCCGGACATGATGCTCGGCAACGGCCAGCTTCTGTGTGACCCGCGCTTCAAATGGCCCCAGGCGACACAGCACTATCAGCAGGATGTCCCTGTCTTTGTCACCAACATGTATTATCCGCCGTGGGACCCTAATGTAGACCACCATGAGCAGGAAGCTATTTATGTAAAGTACGCCGCCGAGGAACTTCGCGAGACCGTCAAGTTTTGCGAGAAGATAACGGGCAAAAAGATGGATTGGGATCGCCTGGCAGCCACAGTAGAGCTTTCCGACAAGACCTGGGACCTTTTCATCGACACATATGAACTGCGCAAGCACATCCCGACACCCATGGACACCGGCGATGCCATGAACACAATGGTCCCGCTGACATTCAACCTGGGGACCCAGGAAGCGTACGATTTCTACGTTGACCTCAATGCTGAACTGAGGCAGAAGATTGCCGACGGAGTAGGTGTGGCCAGTCCCGAGAAGTACCGGATCATCTGGGCAGCAGGACTTCCGAGCTGGTTCGCACTGGGAGATTTCCAGTATTTCAACGGCAAAGGCGTTGTCTTCCCCGTGGAAGTGACCTATCGCGGTTGTGAAAAGATCGAGCGCCTGGACCTGCCGAAGACGAATGACCCCCTTGAACACATTGCCTGGAGATGGGTGAGATACTGGACACACTGGTACGATGCGGCAAGAAAGCGTTCCGGTTCGACGCCGAAGGTAGAGCGGATCATCGAGTATATCGAAGATTACAAGTGCGACGGCGCGGTTTTCCACTCCGCTTTCTCATGCCGGAGCTGGCATGCCGGCATCATGCAGCAGGCCGCCACGCTGAAGAAGGTATACAAGGACATCCCCATCCTCATCATGGAGGGTGATATTGTTGATATCAGTTCCTATAACGAGGCGGATACCCACAACAGGATTGATGCCTTTATTGAGGCTCTCGCGGCACATAAAAAGAGACAGGGCTAA